One genomic region from Flagellimonas oceani encodes:
- a CDS encoding DUF932 domain-containing protein, with the protein MYLQNLQQDEIFVSNEMKSLKNLTQMESRRGLENAIISNGKIVNVVSNSYGHIPNQLFFKKAEEMLTDAGLNYHKRTINKNDRSFITDFIIDDKSQFTVKNDKDLILPMLRFKNSYDGSEKTSGHFGFYRKVCSNGLHVSQAEIEFSIKHSRNNTDLIMPRLNNLFDKFLDNEFYTITKKFDRMKEFKIIDTKEFVKAILDRTKLFRYECSDKNSDPSKKSREVLEILNYEALLLDEEPNLWLGYNAFNSVLHNVLKKSFGQQELLDKKLFDEVYALA; encoded by the coding sequence ATGTATTTACAAAATTTGCAACAAGATGAGATTTTCGTTTCAAACGAAATGAAATCTTTGAAAAACCTGACCCAGATGGAATCCCGTCGCGGACTTGAAAATGCCATCATTTCGAATGGCAAAATCGTTAACGTGGTATCAAACAGTTATGGCCACATACCGAACCAACTGTTCTTCAAGAAAGCAGAGGAAATGTTGACTGATGCCGGATTAAATTATCACAAGCGCACCATCAACAAAAATGATAGGTCTTTCATTACCGATTTTATCATAGACGACAAAAGCCAGTTTACGGTTAAGAATGATAAGGACTTGATACTGCCAATGTTAAGGTTCAAGAACTCGTATGATGGTAGCGAAAAGACCTCTGGCCACTTCGGATTCTATCGAAAAGTATGTTCCAACGGACTTCACGTCTCACAAGCTGAAATCGAATTTTCGATAAAGCACAGCAGGAACAATACAGACCTCATAATGCCAAGGTTGAACAACCTGTTTGATAAATTTCTTGACAATGAATTCTATACCATAACCAAGAAGTTTGATAGGATGAAGGAATTTAAAATCATCGATACTAAAGAATTCGTAAAAGCCATTCTTGACAGAACCAAACTGTTCCGCTATGAATGTAGCGATAAAAACAGCGACCCATCGAAGAAGTCGAGAGAGGTTTTGGAAATCCTCAATTACGAAGCTCTTTTACTTGATGAAGAACCAAATCTCTGGTTAGGTTATAATGCCTTTAATTCGGTATTGCACAATGTGCTGAAAAAGAGTTTCGGCCAACAGGAACTATTGGATAAAAAGTTGTTCGATGAAGTGTATGCCCTGGCATAG
- a CDS encoding single-stranded DNA-binding protein, with protein MSTLRNHVQLIGNVGQEPTITNLESGSKVARFSLATNEYYKNKKGEKEQSTEWHTVVAWGKTAEIVEKYVVKGKEVGVSGKLKSRSYEDKDGIKRYVTEIEANEILLLGTKNGNE; from the coding sequence ATGAGTACTTTAAGAAATCACGTACAACTGATTGGAAACGTTGGTCAAGAGCCAACCATTACGAACCTTGAAAGCGGAAGCAAGGTAGCCCGTTTTTCACTTGCCACAAATGAATATTACAAGAACAAGAAAGGCGAGAAAGAGCAAAGCACCGAATGGCACACCGTAGTTGCCTGGGGCAAGACTGCTGAAATTGTAGAGAAGTATGTAGTCAAAGGAAAAGAGGTAGGCGTAAGCGGAAAACTGAAATCCCGAAGCTATGAGGATAAGGACGGTATCAAACGATACGTAACCGAAATCGAAGCCAACGAAATCCTATTGTTGGGTACAAAGAATGGTAACGAATAG
- a CDS encoding DUF6876 family protein — translation MKAQVNEIKERLQYFTGTEMFYQIPLLRTRFTDGLKYLSEVAECFWLITDASVIAKSLMNRSKFITIDFKRMSEEKQDYTGYEAEIIYSDGNDNILETHRYNATDFPLDELRMFFVNDTLMLPSEY, via the coding sequence ATGAAAGCACAAGTTAACGAAATAAAAGAGCGGTTGCAATATTTTACGGGAACTGAAATGTTCTACCAAATACCGCTACTACGAACCCGATTTACAGATGGGCTGAAATACCTGTCCGAAGTCGCCGAATGTTTTTGGCTCATAACGGATGCTTCGGTAATCGCTAAAAGTCTGATGAACCGAAGTAAGTTTATCACGATTGACTTTAAAAGAATGTCCGAAGAAAAACAGGACTATACAGGTTACGAAGCTGAAATTATTTACAGCGATGGTAACGACAATATTTTGGAAACCCACCGTTATAATGCGACCGATTTTCCACTGGATGAATTGCGGATGTTCTTTGTGAACGATACGCTGATGTTACCAAGCGAATACTAA
- a CDS encoding BfmA/BtgA family mobilization protein, translating into MDTFIGIRFKKETAKRFQEFSRTHFKTHTEAMEAILDFFFYNEISPKENLGPTGRTIEAKLLKRINAVIAIMRDVEKTQTKPTVAMLQSLFEMEETKKKPLILEKKFAEEKNEVRFREKRNNSNQL; encoded by the coding sequence ATGGACACATTTATCGGCATCAGATTCAAGAAGGAAACGGCAAAACGTTTTCAGGAATTCTCAAGAACACATTTCAAGACCCATACCGAGGCAATGGAAGCCATTCTCGACTTTTTCTTCTACAACGAGATTTCACCCAAGGAAAATTTAGGACCAACAGGACGTACCATTGAAGCTAAATTATTGAAACGTATCAATGCCGTCATTGCCATAATGCGCGATGTCGAAAAGACCCAGACGAAACCCACAGTCGCAATGTTGCAATCTCTTTTTGAGATGGAAGAAACAAAGAAAAAACCGTTGATTTTGGAAAAGAAGTTTGCAGAGGAAAAGAACGAAGTGCGCTTTCGCGAAAAGCGAAATAATTCAAACCAACTTTAA
- the mobB gene encoding MobB family relaxase, which yields MYINITPQKLGTNYSQSSADFVDYLEKENEGLEKEEMEHFFNQYGDEISAKEVVKEIDGNTAKLKKKEPKFYSITVSPSKYELRKLENNSEDLKRYTRELMKDYAASFNREINGRKVTVDDIKYFAKIEHQRTFKGTDFQVRENQPFATKILELKQEVRRIQQGQATGNIDRLKLTIGKLEKEAPHQLNGKRIVQGMKKHGNQSHIHIIVSRKDASNSFSLSPGSKHKASEVEMHGKKVKRGFNRDQFFERAEKTFDKTFGYQRNYAETYKAKKDFMKNPKLYFAALMKLPANEKALAFKIMGKSGIPLIPNIPTSKAQLALRVFKRLRKGAEIAVKSSSIGI from the coding sequence ATGTACATCAACATCACCCCACAAAAATTAGGAACGAATTACTCGCAGAGCTCAGCGGATTTTGTGGACTATCTCGAAAAGGAAAATGAAGGTTTGGAAAAGGAAGAGATGGAACATTTTTTTAACCAATATGGCGATGAGATTTCAGCTAAAGAAGTGGTCAAAGAAATTGATGGTAACACTGCCAAGCTGAAAAAGAAAGAACCTAAATTCTATTCCATCACGGTGAGTCCATCCAAATATGAATTGCGAAAACTCGAAAACAATAGTGAAGATTTAAAACGATATACCCGTGAGCTGATGAAAGATTATGCAGCCAGTTTCAACAGGGAAATCAATGGGCGAAAAGTAACCGTAGATGATATCAAGTACTTCGCTAAAATTGAACACCAACGGACTTTTAAGGGTACGGATTTTCAGGTGCGAGAAAACCAACCTTTTGCTACCAAGATTCTTGAATTGAAACAAGAAGTCAGGCGCATTCAACAAGGTCAAGCAACAGGCAATATTGACCGATTAAAACTGACGATAGGAAAGTTGGAAAAAGAAGCACCACATCAGTTGAATGGGAAACGTATTGTCCAGGGAATGAAGAAACACGGAAACCAAAGTCACATTCATATTATTGTCAGCCGAAAGGATGCATCCAATTCCTTCAGCCTTTCCCCTGGAAGCAAACACAAAGCATCTGAAGTAGAGATGCACGGTAAAAAAGTAAAACGTGGTTTTAACCGTGACCAATTTTTTGAGCGTGCAGAAAAGACTTTTGACAAAACTTTCGGTTACCAACGCAACTATGCGGAAACCTACAAAGCGAAGAAAGATTTTATGAAGAACCCGAAACTTTACTTTGCAGCTTTGATGAAATTGCCGGCCAATGAAAAGGCTTTGGCTTTTAAGATAATGGGCAAGTCGGGTATTCCGCTAATTCCAAACATTCCGACCAGTAAGGCGCAATTGGCGCTTCGAGTGTTTAAGCGGCTACGAAAAGGTGCTGAGATTGCAGTCAAATCAAGCTCTATTGGGATATGA
- a CDS encoding type IV secretory system conjugative DNA transfer family protein, whose protein sequence is MSWSLIEIVIYIVVPILSVAILSYALYDSEPRNKTEKKYQVKFPTKSGSFKIDNIKRGASVIGSAGSGKTESVVYGFLKHFRENSFCGIIHDYKNFELTEMAYPLFADSNVPMKVISFDRIIHRVNPIAPKYLENEESVNEVSRVLIENLLEQRESGTTGTTKFFNDAAEGLIGGLIWKLKADYPQFCTLPHLIAIYQMLDTDSLVQFLETNTTSRAMADAFISGKDSERQTAGVKSTLANALKRISTKRIFMALSADEVPLNINDEENPAVISVVNNPKFETSYSPVIATIIHTITKQMSVRNSKPSFLLMEEAPTIRLLNMHRIPATLRSYDIATIYVMQDKIQNDMMYGDKASKAILSNLSYQFFGKVNDPDTAKYYERFFEIIKNPTKSVSKAANIFKTDTRITKGEREVSKRRADIFFRLKQGEFVTFADGKDKKVRFSLPKIRRQLPQDTKRYSDSDLRANFERVYDDARSIFG, encoded by the coding sequence ATGAGTTGGTCATTGATAGAAATAGTGATTTATATTGTAGTGCCAATTCTGTCTGTGGCCATATTGTCTTATGCCCTTTATGATAGTGAACCAAGGAATAAAACCGAAAAAAAGTATCAAGTCAAGTTCCCGACAAAATCGGGAAGCTTTAAAATCGACAACATAAAACGTGGCGCATCCGTTATCGGATCCGCAGGAAGTGGGAAAACCGAAAGCGTGGTCTATGGATTTTTAAAACACTTTCGTGAAAACAGTTTTTGTGGCATTATTCACGATTACAAGAATTTTGAGCTGACCGAAATGGCATACCCGCTTTTTGCCGATAGCAATGTTCCAATGAAGGTCATTTCATTTGATAGGATTATCCATCGGGTAAATCCAATTGCACCTAAGTATCTGGAAAATGAGGAAAGCGTCAACGAAGTATCAAGGGTGCTCATTGAAAATCTTTTGGAACAACGAGAATCGGGAACCACCGGAACAACCAAATTCTTTAACGATGCTGCCGAAGGTTTGATTGGCGGATTGATTTGGAAATTGAAAGCTGATTATCCACAATTCTGCACGTTGCCCCATTTAATTGCGATTTATCAAATGCTCGATACCGATAGCCTGGTCCAGTTTCTTGAAACCAATACCACATCGAGAGCAATGGCAGATGCTTTCATTAGCGGAAAGGATTCCGAACGTCAAACAGCTGGTGTAAAAAGTACCTTGGCCAATGCGTTAAAACGCATCAGCACTAAACGTATTTTTATGGCATTGTCTGCGGATGAAGTGCCTTTGAACATAAATGATGAAGAAAATCCAGCCGTGATTTCGGTGGTGAACAATCCCAAATTTGAAACCTCTTATTCGCCAGTAATCGCTACCATCATCCACACCATCACCAAACAGATGAGTGTGCGTAATTCTAAACCATCGTTTTTGTTGATGGAAGAAGCGCCGACAATCCGGCTGCTGAATATGCACCGCATTCCTGCCACACTAAGAAGCTATGACATTGCCACCATTTATGTAATGCAGGATAAAATCCAAAACGATATGATGTATGGCGACAAGGCAAGTAAGGCTATTTTGAGCAACCTTTCCTATCAATTCTTTGGCAAGGTCAATGACCCAGACACGGCAAAGTATTACGAACGTTTTTTTGAAATTATCAAAAATCCTACTAAGAGCGTGAGCAAGGCCGCCAACATTTTTAAAACCGATACCCGAATTACCAAAGGCGAAAGAGAGGTTTCCAAAAGAAGAGCAGATATTTTCTTTAGGCTCAAACAAGGTGAGTTCGTCACATTTGCCGATGGGAAGGACAAGAAAGTACGATTCAGTTTGCCAAAGATTCGAAGGCAGCTTCCACAGGACACAAAGCGATATTCCGATTCAGATTTGAGAGCGAATTTTGAAAGGGTTTATGATGATGCGAGGTCGATATTTGGGTAA
- a CDS encoding RNA-binding domain-containing protein gives MPETNRIEYKRELSDGLEKEVIAFLNYREGGILYIGIDKNENVYGLADSDGDQLKIKDRLKNNIRPSALGLFDIVSEERTGKDILKIIIASGPEKPYHLKKYGMSEKGCFIRMGSSAEPMSQKMIDELFAKRTRNSISKIKAGRQDLSFGQLKIYYEEAGYNLGKAFAKNLELLTEDGAFNYAGYLLADKNNTSIKVAKYSGKTRTDLIESNEYGHECLVKATKQVIDKIAVENRTTTKITAKERQQTNLWNPIALREAIINAFVHNDYTNEITPKFEIFADRIEITSAGGLPEGLSKQEFFEGFSVPRNKELMRIFKDLELVEQLGSGIPRILEHYGKESFSFSDNFLRMTFVAKETTVEDGGTKGGQIGGVMGGLKGGQIGGQIEKDIDAISELTHRQKEVLKLIAQDNRISRSGIAEILHINESAIQKHLNNLKDAGYIERVGGTRGYWEINLDKNK, from the coding sequence ATGCCAGAAACAAACCGTATAGAATACAAAAGAGAACTGTCCGATGGGCTTGAAAAAGAAGTTATTGCTTTTTTGAACTATCGCGAGGGTGGTATTCTCTATATCGGTATTGACAAAAACGAGAATGTTTACGGTTTAGCAGATTCGGATGGCGACCAACTTAAAATTAAGGATAGGCTAAAGAACAACATCCGACCTTCCGCATTGGGTCTGTTTGACATTGTGAGTGAAGAACGTACTGGCAAGGATATCCTTAAAATCATAATAGCAAGTGGTCCAGAAAAACCCTATCATCTCAAAAAATATGGGATGAGCGAAAAGGGCTGTTTCATCCGTATGGGTTCATCTGCAGAGCCGATGTCCCAAAAGATGATAGACGAGCTCTTTGCCAAGCGCACTCGAAATTCCATCAGCAAAATTAAAGCCGGACGACAAGACCTGAGCTTTGGTCAATTGAAAATCTACTACGAAGAAGCTGGCTATAATCTGGGGAAAGCCTTTGCAAAAAACCTGGAACTGCTTACTGAGGATGGCGCATTCAATTACGCTGGCTATCTTTTGGCCGATAAGAACAATACCTCTATTAAAGTGGCCAAGTATTCAGGCAAGACCCGAACCGATCTTATAGAAAGTAACGAATATGGTCACGAATGCCTGGTGAAAGCGACCAAGCAGGTTATCGATAAGATTGCTGTTGAGAATAGAACCACAACCAAGATAACCGCTAAGGAACGGCAACAGACCAATCTTTGGAATCCCATTGCCCTACGGGAAGCAATCATCAATGCTTTTGTACATAACGACTATACCAACGAGATTACCCCAAAGTTTGAAATCTTTGCGGACAGGATAGAAATTACATCAGCTGGTGGACTTCCTGAAGGTTTGAGCAAGCAAGAGTTTTTTGAAGGTTTTTCTGTACCTCGGAATAAAGAACTGATGCGTATTTTCAAGGATTTGGAACTGGTAGAGCAATTGGGTTCGGGCATCCCTCGTATTTTGGAACATTATGGCAAAGAGAGTTTTAGTTTTTCTGATAACTTTCTTAGAATGACGTTTGTAGCTAAAGAAACTACTGTTGAAGATGGTGGTACAAAAGGTGGTCAAATAGGTGGTGTAATGGGTGGTCTAAAAGGTGGTCAAATAGGTGGTCAAATCGAAAAGGATATCGATGCCATTTCTGAATTAACACATAGACAAAAAGAAGTTCTGAAGTTAATTGCTCAGGATAATCGAATAAGTCGTTCCGGTATTGCAGAAATATTACATATCAATGAGTCTGCAATTCAAAAACACCTCAATAATTTAAAGGATGCTGGATATATAGAGCGTGTAGGCGGAACAAGAGGCTATTGGGAAATCAATCTCGATAAAAATAAATAA
- the traM gene encoding conjugative transposon protein TraM, with translation MKVEKNKIIFAGVLAIIFLFLISYSVMLMEDEDNDENTLQQTLVPELEDDQKEYDSKLDAINDLKEVRESTAPSIYDEKLLDSTGLYNPDLPEQKKQRIVDSIYKAGKIKYSEKRYQNLGHKRVVQQTVPKVDSAEVKREQKIEAKELGLEHQLFFAASPKPNEISIIGNTDETIYVVVDGDQIVQANTRLRMRLTKSATINGKLMPKNTPVFGFISFQPNRALIEIENIKHHPTKLKAFDLQDGSEGIYVENNFREEVTREVFDDVIGDINIPSVPQVGGLTQVFRRSNRRVKVTVLNNYRLILKPKL, from the coding sequence ATGAAAGTAGAAAAGAATAAAATCATTTTCGCTGGTGTCCTCGCCATCATTTTCCTCTTCCTTATCTCATATTCAGTGATGCTTATGGAAGATGAGGACAATGATGAAAACACGTTGCAACAGACGCTTGTTCCTGAACTGGAAGATGACCAAAAGGAATACGATTCCAAACTGGATGCCATAAACGACCTCAAGGAAGTGCGTGAAAGCACCGCACCGAGCATCTACGATGAAAAGCTCTTGGATTCTACGGGACTGTATAATCCCGATTTGCCCGAACAAAAAAAGCAACGCATCGTGGATAGCATTTACAAGGCTGGTAAGATAAAGTATTCCGAAAAACGCTACCAAAATTTGGGACATAAGCGAGTTGTTCAGCAAACGGTACCAAAGGTGGATTCTGCTGAAGTTAAAAGGGAACAAAAAATTGAAGCCAAAGAATTGGGCCTGGAACATCAACTGTTCTTTGCGGCCTCGCCAAAGCCCAATGAAATTTCAATTATAGGCAATACTGATGAAACGATTTATGTAGTCGTAGATGGTGACCAAATTGTTCAAGCAAATACCCGATTACGGATGCGCCTTACCAAATCGGCCACCATCAATGGTAAATTGATGCCAAAGAACACACCGGTTTTCGGCTTTATCAGTTTTCAGCCCAATCGTGCTTTAATCGAAATTGAGAATATTAAACACCACCCTACCAAACTAAAAGCCTTCGATTTGCAAGACGGTAGCGAGGGTATCTATGTCGAAAACAACTTTAGGGAAGAAGTAACCAGAGAGGTATTTGATGATGTTATTGGTGATATTAATATTCCCAGCGTACCACAAGTTGGTGGACTTACACAAGTATTTAGGCGTTCTAACCGCAGGGTAAAAGTAACCGTCCTGAACAATTACAGATTAATCCTAAAACCAAAACTATGA
- a CDS encoding conjugal transfer protein TraK has protein sequence MKTPYKNIYKILKLNRFIVLAVVICSLLSSSFSLLMVYNMNKTTLNSVFAINTDGSIIPLKLVTQKENFRVEALAHLELFHTYFYNIDASNYERNLEKALWLGNSSVDNLYRQKKADGVYNRLLQYSLVQKVLSIDSKISENNGEYTFTTTTIFEINRGSIIDTYELVSTGNLIMVDRNFPNNPHGLLITNYFENTLRKIDYESRKE, from the coding sequence ATGAAAACACCTTACAAGAACATATACAAAATATTGAAACTGAATCGGTTTATCGTTTTAGCCGTAGTCATCTGTTCGTTGCTGTCCAGCAGCTTTTCGCTTTTAATGGTTTACAATATGAACAAAACAACGCTCAATAGTGTCTTTGCAATCAATACGGACGGCAGTATCATTCCGCTAAAGCTGGTTACACAAAAGGAAAATTTCAGGGTCGAAGCTTTGGCACATCTCGAACTGTTCCACACGTACTTCTATAACATTGATGCCAGCAACTACGAACGCAATTTGGAAAAAGCGCTGTGGTTGGGTAATAGTTCCGTGGACAATCTATACCGTCAGAAAAAAGCAGATGGTGTGTATAATCGCCTATTGCAATATTCTTTGGTGCAGAAGGTATTGAGCATTGATTCCAAAATTTCAGAGAACAACGGCGAGTATACTTTTACGACCACGACGATTTTTGAAATCAATAGAGGGTCAATCATTGATACTTACGAACTGGTTTCTACCGGAAACTTGATTATGGTAGACCGAAACTTTCCCAACAATCCGCACGGCTTGTTGATTACCAATTATTTCGAAAACACTTTAAGAAAAATAGATTATGAAAGTAGAAAAGAATAA